The following coding sequences are from one Panicum hallii strain FIL2 chromosome 5, PHallii_v3.1, whole genome shotgun sequence window:
- the LOC112894089 gene encoding transcriptional corepressor LEUNIG-like isoform X2, whose protein sequence is MAHNVWEADKMLDSYIYDYLLKRNLYNTAKAFQAESNVPSAPVAIDAPGGFLFEWWSVFWDIFIARTNEKHSDSAAAYLELIKAREQKQQSQQQVEMQQLLLQRHVQRQQQHPQEQQQQHPQLQRRQQKQQQRNENTDFSTSAQNGTAVADPQVRQNATAASGLSAKIYEDRMKITAQRDISDEALMKQRLTESIGPLLESNPTSRLKSPARSALTSGQIVHRSIGGGSASLQQAEARSQPLLGSTQDMKAETNVALNLRAGADGSLFGVQGSNLVGNNLTLKGWPLTGLEQLRSGFLQHKSYMHSPQPLQHQLQFLTPQQQQILLQAQQNMTSSPIEMDNRQLQMLFSSRNLVPGRDGQSNAFAEIIPSVGQSLQNFCLPTQRTETDMLMKIAALHHHHQQQQSSSQQQLLQHPLLSQQQQSSTFNAGEQEKMGDGSVTVAFHGNKQVSKNKIGRKRKQPTSSSTPANSSGTTNTAGASPSSTPSTPSAHSPGETISTPQGPHHASLSKALIVYGSDPQGSPTNPLVDMDHYVEDDSMEDNVEPIHDGIDLRAAGSHCINSAKGYILREMSSAQASTSSILCCHFSSDGKLLATGGHDKKVFLWNAETLKQKSILEEHSLLITDVRFSPSIPRLATSSFDKTVRVWDADNQGYSIRTFTGHSASVMSLDFHPNKDDLICSCDGDNEIRFWSIKHGNNVRIFKGGSAQLRFQPSYGGYLATTSDNMVSILDVETQACVRRFESHTKDVGSLCWDPTGEYVVSVSEDIVKVWSLNDKSCVNELNCRGRKLTSCAFHPTYPSLLVIGCYQSLELWDMAENRSMTIAAHSSLVSAVASSSSGLVASTGHDKYVKLWR, encoded by the exons ATGGCGCATAATGTGTGGGAGGCTGACAAGAT GTTAGATTCCTACATTTATGATTACCTGTTGAAGAGGAACCTGTATAACACGGCGAAGGCATTCCAAGCCGAAAGTAATGTGCCTTCAGCTCCTGTTG CGATCGATGCCCCAGGGGGCTTTCTCTTCGAGTGGTGGTCAGTTTTCTGGGACATCTTCATTGCAAGGACGAATGAGAAGCATTCTGATTCTGCTGCTGCTTACCTTGAG TTGATTAAAGCACGGGAGCAGAAGCAGCAATCACAACAGCAGGTCGAGATGCAGCAACTCTTGTTACAGAGGCATGTGCAACGACAGCAACAACATCCgcaagagcagcagcagcagcacccgCAGCTGCAACGGCGCCAGCAGAAGCAACAGCAGCGTAATGAAAACACTGATTTTAGCACAAGTGCCCAGAATGGTACGGCTGTTGCTGATCCACAAGTGCGACAAAATGCTACAGCTGCAAGTGGTTTATCTGCAAAGATCTATGAGGATAGAATGAAAATTACTGCTCAGAGGGACATTTCAGATGAGGCTTTAATGAAG CAAAGGCTCACTGAAAGCATTGGTCCATTGCTGGAATCAAACCCAACTTCAAGGCTAAAGTCACCTGCAAGATCAGCTCTGACTTCAGG GCAAATCGTCCATCGATCAATCGGTGGTGGGTCCGCTTCATTGCAGCAAGCTGAAGCCAGGAGCCAACCTCTTCTTGGATCGACACAG GATATGAAGGCAGAAACAAATGTAGCTTTAAATCTGAGAGCAGGTGCAGATGGGTCACTATTTGGAGTACAAG GCTCTAATCTGGTGGGGAACAATTTGACCCTGAAAGGATGGCCTCTCACA GGTTTAGAACAACTTCGATCTGGGTTTCTCCAGCACAAATCTTATATGCACTCTCCCCAACCATTACAGCACCAGCTCCAGTTTCTCactcctcagcagcagcaaatTCTGCTTCAAGCACAACAAAATATGACCTCTTCACCTATAGAGATGGATAATAGACAACTTCAGATGCTTTTTAGCAGCCGAAACTTGGTTCCCGGAAGAGATGGTCAGTCAAATGCATTCGCTGAAATTATTCCCAGTGTTGGCCAGTCATTGCAGAACTTTTGCTTACCCACACAACGCACAGAGACTGATATGCTGATGAAG ATAGCAGCTctgcatcatcatcatcaacaacAACAGAGTAGCAGTCAGCAACAGCTCCTCCAACATCCACTACTGAGCCAGCAACAACAAAGCTCAACTTTTAATGCAGGCGAGCAGGAAAAAATGGGCGATGGAAGTGTAACTGTGGCTTTCCATGGAAATAAACAG GTTTCTAAGAATAAAATTGGGCGAAAGCGCAAACAGCCTACCTCATCATCAACTCCAGCTAATAGTTCTGGTACTACGAATACTGCTGGAGCTTCCCCCAGTTCAACACCCTCAACTCCTTCCGCACATTCTCCAGGAGAAACCATATCAACACCACAAGGGCCCCACCATGCTAGCTTATCTAAGGCTTTAATTGTTTATGGTTCTGATCCCCAGGGTTCACCAACTAACCCACTT GTTGATATGGATCATTATGTGGAGGATGACTCCATGGAAGATAATGTGGAACCAATACATGATGGCATAGATCTAAGAGCTGCTGGCAGCCACTGTATCAATTCTGCAAAAG GATATATCCTCCGAGAGATGTCTTCAGCTCAAGCAAGCACAAGCAGCATTCTATGTTGCCACTTCTCATCAGATGGAAAACTGCTCGCTACTGGAGGTCATGATAAGAAG GTATTCCTGTGGAATGCTGAAACTTTGAAACAAAAATCAATATTGGAGGAGCATTCTCTGCTGATAACTGACGTGCGCTTCAGCCCAAGCATTCCTCGCCTTGCCACCTCTTCATTTGATAAAACCGTGAGGGTCTGGGATGCCGATAAT CAGGGGTATTCAATCCGTACATTCACTGGGCACTCGGCATCTGTTATGTCACTTGATTTCCACCCAAACAAGGATGACCTCATTTGTTCTTGTGATGGGGACAATGAGATCAGATTCTGGAGCATCAAGCATGGAAACAATGTTCGAATTTTCAAG GGCGGTTCAGCCCAGCTGAGATTCCAACCAAGTTATGGAGGATATCTTGCAACCACTTCAGATAATATGGTCTCTATTCTGGATGTGGAGACACAAGCTTGCGTGAGGAGATTTGAG AGCCACACCAAGGATGTTGGTTCCTTGTGCTGGGATCCCACTGGAGAATATGTTGTGTCTGTCAGTGAAGACATAGTGAAGGTGTGGTCATTGAACGACAAGAGCTGTGTGAATGAGCTTAACTGCCGTGGGAGAAAGTTGACTTCATGTGCTTTCCATCCTACATATCCATCCTTGCTTGTCATTGGCTGTTACCAG TCTCTGGAGCTGTGGGACATGGCAGAGAACCGGAGCATGACCATTGCAGCGCACAGCAGCCTTGTCTCAGCTGTGGCCTCATCGAGCTCCGGCCTGGTGGCTTCCACAGGCCATGACAAGTATGTCAAGCTTTGGAGATGA
- the LOC112894089 gene encoding transcriptional corepressor LEUNIG-like isoform X1, whose amino-acid sequence MAHNVWEADKMLDSYIYDYLLKRNLYNTAKAFQAESNVPSAPVAIDAPGGFLFEWWSVFWDIFIARTNEKHSDSAAAYLELIKAREQKQQSQQQVEMQQLLLQRHVQRQQQHPQEQQQQHPQLQRRQQKQQQRNENTDFSTSAQNGTAVADPQVRQNATAASGLSAKIYEDRMKITAQRDISDEALMKQRLTESIGPLLESNPTSRLKSPARSALTSGQIVHRSIGGGSASLQQAEARSQPLLGSTQDMKAETNVALNLRAGADGSLFGVQGSNLVGNNLTLKGWPLTGLEQLRSGFLQHKSYMHSPQPLQHQLQFLTPQQQQILLQAQQNMTSSPIEMDNRQLQMLFSSRNLVPGRDGQSNAFAEIIPSVGQSLQNFCLPTQRTETDMLMKKIAALHHHHQQQQSSSQQQLLQHPLLSQQQQSSTFNAGEQEKMGDGSVTVAFHGNKQVSKNKIGRKRKQPTSSSTPANSSGTTNTAGASPSSTPSTPSAHSPGETISTPQGPHHASLSKALIVYGSDPQGSPTNPLVDMDHYVEDDSMEDNVEPIHDGIDLRAAGSHCINSAKGYILREMSSAQASTSSILCCHFSSDGKLLATGGHDKKVFLWNAETLKQKSILEEHSLLITDVRFSPSIPRLATSSFDKTVRVWDADNQGYSIRTFTGHSASVMSLDFHPNKDDLICSCDGDNEIRFWSIKHGNNVRIFKGGSAQLRFQPSYGGYLATTSDNMVSILDVETQACVRRFESHTKDVGSLCWDPTGEYVVSVSEDIVKVWSLNDKSCVNELNCRGRKLTSCAFHPTYPSLLVIGCYQSLELWDMAENRSMTIAAHSSLVSAVASSSSGLVASTGHDKYVKLWR is encoded by the exons ATGGCGCATAATGTGTGGGAGGCTGACAAGAT GTTAGATTCCTACATTTATGATTACCTGTTGAAGAGGAACCTGTATAACACGGCGAAGGCATTCCAAGCCGAAAGTAATGTGCCTTCAGCTCCTGTTG CGATCGATGCCCCAGGGGGCTTTCTCTTCGAGTGGTGGTCAGTTTTCTGGGACATCTTCATTGCAAGGACGAATGAGAAGCATTCTGATTCTGCTGCTGCTTACCTTGAG TTGATTAAAGCACGGGAGCAGAAGCAGCAATCACAACAGCAGGTCGAGATGCAGCAACTCTTGTTACAGAGGCATGTGCAACGACAGCAACAACATCCgcaagagcagcagcagcagcacccgCAGCTGCAACGGCGCCAGCAGAAGCAACAGCAGCGTAATGAAAACACTGATTTTAGCACAAGTGCCCAGAATGGTACGGCTGTTGCTGATCCACAAGTGCGACAAAATGCTACAGCTGCAAGTGGTTTATCTGCAAAGATCTATGAGGATAGAATGAAAATTACTGCTCAGAGGGACATTTCAGATGAGGCTTTAATGAAG CAAAGGCTCACTGAAAGCATTGGTCCATTGCTGGAATCAAACCCAACTTCAAGGCTAAAGTCACCTGCAAGATCAGCTCTGACTTCAGG GCAAATCGTCCATCGATCAATCGGTGGTGGGTCCGCTTCATTGCAGCAAGCTGAAGCCAGGAGCCAACCTCTTCTTGGATCGACACAG GATATGAAGGCAGAAACAAATGTAGCTTTAAATCTGAGAGCAGGTGCAGATGGGTCACTATTTGGAGTACAAG GCTCTAATCTGGTGGGGAACAATTTGACCCTGAAAGGATGGCCTCTCACA GGTTTAGAACAACTTCGATCTGGGTTTCTCCAGCACAAATCTTATATGCACTCTCCCCAACCATTACAGCACCAGCTCCAGTTTCTCactcctcagcagcagcaaatTCTGCTTCAAGCACAACAAAATATGACCTCTTCACCTATAGAGATGGATAATAGACAACTTCAGATGCTTTTTAGCAGCCGAAACTTGGTTCCCGGAAGAGATGGTCAGTCAAATGCATTCGCTGAAATTATTCCCAGTGTTGGCCAGTCATTGCAGAACTTTTGCTTACCCACACAACGCACAGAGACTGATATGCTGATGAAG AAGATAGCAGCTctgcatcatcatcatcaacaacAACAGAGTAGCAGTCAGCAACAGCTCCTCCAACATCCACTACTGAGCCAGCAACAACAAAGCTCAACTTTTAATGCAGGCGAGCAGGAAAAAATGGGCGATGGAAGTGTAACTGTGGCTTTCCATGGAAATAAACAG GTTTCTAAGAATAAAATTGGGCGAAAGCGCAAACAGCCTACCTCATCATCAACTCCAGCTAATAGTTCTGGTACTACGAATACTGCTGGAGCTTCCCCCAGTTCAACACCCTCAACTCCTTCCGCACATTCTCCAGGAGAAACCATATCAACACCACAAGGGCCCCACCATGCTAGCTTATCTAAGGCTTTAATTGTTTATGGTTCTGATCCCCAGGGTTCACCAACTAACCCACTT GTTGATATGGATCATTATGTGGAGGATGACTCCATGGAAGATAATGTGGAACCAATACATGATGGCATAGATCTAAGAGCTGCTGGCAGCCACTGTATCAATTCTGCAAAAG GATATATCCTCCGAGAGATGTCTTCAGCTCAAGCAAGCACAAGCAGCATTCTATGTTGCCACTTCTCATCAGATGGAAAACTGCTCGCTACTGGAGGTCATGATAAGAAG GTATTCCTGTGGAATGCTGAAACTTTGAAACAAAAATCAATATTGGAGGAGCATTCTCTGCTGATAACTGACGTGCGCTTCAGCCCAAGCATTCCTCGCCTTGCCACCTCTTCATTTGATAAAACCGTGAGGGTCTGGGATGCCGATAAT CAGGGGTATTCAATCCGTACATTCACTGGGCACTCGGCATCTGTTATGTCACTTGATTTCCACCCAAACAAGGATGACCTCATTTGTTCTTGTGATGGGGACAATGAGATCAGATTCTGGAGCATCAAGCATGGAAACAATGTTCGAATTTTCAAG GGCGGTTCAGCCCAGCTGAGATTCCAACCAAGTTATGGAGGATATCTTGCAACCACTTCAGATAATATGGTCTCTATTCTGGATGTGGAGACACAAGCTTGCGTGAGGAGATTTGAG AGCCACACCAAGGATGTTGGTTCCTTGTGCTGGGATCCCACTGGAGAATATGTTGTGTCTGTCAGTGAAGACATAGTGAAGGTGTGGTCATTGAACGACAAGAGCTGTGTGAATGAGCTTAACTGCCGTGGGAGAAAGTTGACTTCATGTGCTTTCCATCCTACATATCCATCCTTGCTTGTCATTGGCTGTTACCAG TCTCTGGAGCTGTGGGACATGGCAGAGAACCGGAGCATGACCATTGCAGCGCACAGCAGCCTTGTCTCAGCTGTGGCCTCATCGAGCTCCGGCCTGGTGGCTTCCACAGGCCATGACAAGTATGTCAAGCTTTGGAGATGA